From the Flavobacterium gyeonganense genome, the window AGAATGTTTGCTAAAGGCGAATGCCATGTCTGAAGTATTAAAATCGTCGAAGCCGGTTTAAAATAAATTGTAAAAGTGTTTGTGTATGAAATTAATCTTAAGAACTTATAATCTAAAGCTAAAACACACTTTTAGAATTTCAAGGAAATCTATCGATTTTCAGCCTTCACTAATAGTAGAATTACAGGATGATGGATTTTCAGGATATGGTGAAGCTACTTCGAATCCGTATTACAACATTACTATAGAAATTTTGCAGCAGGATATTGAAAAAATCCGTGCTATTGTAGAAGAATCGCATGATGAAACTCCAGAAGAATTTTGGTTGAAAATAAATCCGTTTTTAAAAGACAATCCTTTTGCGTTATGTGCCCTGGATAATGCCTATAATGATTTGTATGCACGAAAAAAGGGTAAAAAGTTATATGAATTATGGAATTATGATATTAGCCATAATCCATTAACGAATTATACCATTGGGATAGACACTATTGAAAACATGGTCTTGAAGATGAAAGGATTTCCATGGCCGATTTATAAAATAAAGTTAGGAACTCCTGAGGATATTGAAATTGTAACCGAATTGCGAAAACACACCAATGCCATTTTTAGGGTTGATGCCAATTGCGCCTGGACTGTTGATGAAACCCTGAAAAATGCAATTATTCTGAAAAACTTAGGTGTTGAATTTATTGAACAGCCCTTGAAAGCGGATGATTGGTATGGGCATAAAGAAGTTTTTGAAAATGCTGTTTTGCCTGTTATAGCCGATGAAAATTGTATTGCAGAAGAAGATATCGCCAAATGTCACAATCATTTTCATGGTGTAAACATAAAATTGATGAAATGCGGAGGAATTACTCCGGGAAGAAGAATGATTGCCGAATCTAAAAAACGGGGACTAAAAACAATGGTGGGCTGTATGACAGAATCTACTGTCGGAATTTCAGCAATAGCGCATTTGTTGCCGGAATTAGATTATGTTGACATGGATGGCTCATTATTATTAGCAGAAGATATTGCGGACGGTGTAACAATAAAAAACGGGAAAACTTATTATCCGGACAGAGCAGGAACAGGAGTGATTTTATTCTAATATTTCCTTTTAAAATAGTGTACCTTTGCAAAATAAACGATGCTGAGGAAGAACAAATAACACTTGAAACCTCAAACCCGAAACAAAACAAAAAATGACAAACAACGATATCTTAAAAAAACTTCGCGTGGCTTTAATGCTCCGTGATGATCAAATAGTTGAAATTTTAGAATTAGTAGATTTTAGAATTACAAAATCAGAATTAGGTGCTTTTTTCAGAGCAGAAGATCATCCTAACTATATGGAATGCGGCGATCAGGTTTTGCGTAACTTTCTAAACGGACTAGTTATTCATTTAAGAGGAACGAAAGAAAATCCAAAGAATCCAAATGATGTTTTGGCGAAGCATAAAGCTGAAATTCCGAAGAAAGATAATACGAAAGAAAGACCTGAGTTTAAAGCTGCGCCAAAAGACAGCGAAAGAGGAAGAGGAGATCAAAGTCCCTCAAAGTCTGGTTCGGCAGCTAAAAAAACTAAAAAGAAAGAATTTCCAAAAGGAAATGGAAAACCATCTGTTGTAGAAAAAGTAGTTTACAAAAACGGTAAGAATAAGAAATAAAAATTCAGATGTGTTTTATACAATGCATCTTCGATTTTACATTCAAAAAACCATTCGCTAAGAATGGTTTTTTTATATCTTATTCTGGTCGATTCTATAAAAGAAAGCATCTTTGAACGTAGCACCAATCGGCAATTCTTTTCCATTAATAAAAACAGAAAAACTGTCTGTAGATTCGATTTGTTTTAAAGCGATAACATAGGATTTATGTATCTGAATGAAATTTCTTTCCGGCAATGATTCGATTATGTTTTTTAAAGAAGAATGTGTGATAATTTGCTGTTTTTTAGTATGAATACAAACATAATTCTGAAGACTTTCTACATACAAAATTTCCTCTAAAAGCAATTTCTGAAATTTATTTTTGCCATCAGTTTTTACAAAAATAAAATCAGATGAATTATTAATTGTTTCTGATTCTTTTTTTGGCTCTTCAATCAATTTGGTGGCAGCCTGATAAAAGCGTTCAAAAGCAATGGGTTTCAATAAATAATCAGTAGCATTTAATTCGAAACCTTCTAAGGCAAAGTCAGGATATGCCGTTGTAAAAATGACTTTGATATCTTTAGAAATAATTCTGGAAATCTGCAAACCTGTTAATTGCGGCATTTGGATATCCAAAAAAATAACATCGACTTTATTTGAATTTAAAAACTCCAAAGCTTTTAAGGAATCATTAAAAATGCCCACTTCTTCAAGAAAGGAAACTTTCTCAACATAGCTTTTTAAGATACGGGTTGCCGGTGGTTCATCATCCACAATGATACATTTAAGTTTCATGATTAGTTGTTTAAAGGAATTTTTAAATACGTTTTAAAGGTATTGTTTTCTGACGTTTTCTCAAGTATAAATTGATCTTTGTATGCATATTCCAAACGTTTGGTAAGATTCTCAAAACCAATTCCGGTCGAAGAATAATTTTCGCCTCCAACATTGTAATTAAAGGTAGAAATTGCTAAGAAATCGTCTTTTATTTTGATTGAAATAATTGCTTTTTCATCACAATTATTAAGTTTTCCATGTTTAAAAACATTTTCGACGAAATGTATTAAGGCAGCCGGAATAATTTTTTCGGTCGTGTAATTTCCTTCAATCTCAAAATTTAAATAGAGCTGATCTTCAAATCTTTTCTTCTGTAAATGAATATAATTTTCTATAAACTGAATTTCTTTAGAGAGTAAAACCTCTTCTTTATCTGTTTCTGTAATGACGTAACGAAGCAAATCGGACAAGACCAAGATATCCGAAGCCATTTGATCCTCTTTCAAAATCAGCTGGCTATAAAATGAATTCAGAGTATTAAACAAAAAATGTGGACTTACCTGAGATTTCAGCATTTGTAATTCGGCTTTTTTATTCTCTAAAATCAATTGTTGATTTAGTTTGTATGTATTCTGAAATTGCCAAAATAAATAGCTTAAAGCACTTAAAATAATAGCTGGTAAACCAAAGAAGAAATTGTCACGGATATAATACGTTACTTCTCTTGTTTTTTCAGCATAATTATGAATTCCTGTAAGTTCAAAAACGATAACTTCCTGTAAAAAATAACGAATTCCCGCAAAAATCAATAATGAAACAGGAATACTCAATAGGTAGAATACTATTTTCTTGTTATTAAAAAACCAATCACAAAAAGTATAAAAATTAAGAATATAAACGATAAAAATTGACAGAATAAAAGTCACATTAAATGAGAAATACATAGTGCTGAAAACAAAATCCATTTCGCGATTATTTACTCCAATATCCCAAAGATAGAAAGTGATAAATAGTCCCAGGAAAAGTATGATATGATAATAGAAAGGAATTTTTAGCTTCATAATGATTTTATTATTCCTTCAAAAATACAACTATGAGTTTACATGAATACGATATTTATATAAAACGATTATTTTTCGGGATGAACTGTCAAAAACAATACATGAAAATTTTCAATACCAAATTTCCAATGTTAGTGATTTGGAATTTGGTGTTCATCAAAAACTAAAAATTTAGCCGAAAAGCAAATGTACATTTGTGATAAATTTAAAACAAATCATCATGAAAAAAATCGCTTTATTATTAGTTTTGACAATTGTATTCAACACTGTTTCTGCTCAATCAAAGAAGAAGCAAATATTATTACTAGGAACTTTCCATTTTGAGAATCCGGGACTTGATGTTGCCAAAGTAAATACCTTTAATGTAATGTCAGACAAGAGCCAGAAAGAATTGGAAAACATAACTAATAAGATTAAGAAGTTTGGTCCGGATAAAATTTTTATTGAATGGAATTATGAAAAACAAGACAATCTGGATAAATTCTACAATAAAAATACGGATAGTTTACTGCACAAAGATGCAGATGAGATAGTTCAATTGGCCTTAAGATCGGCTAAGAAACTTGGGCATAAAAAACTTTATGGAATTGATTACAACAATGCTGATTTTCCGTATGAGAGTTTGGTAAAAGGAATGAAAGAAGCCAATCAATTGGATTTAATCAGGAAGAATGAAGAAACAATGAAGTATTATCAAACAGATCACAATAAAAAGATTACGAAGTATTCTTTGACTGAATTGCTTTTGGATACAAATACAAAAGCATCAATTGAAGGCAATATTGGCTGGTATCTTCAAACCGCTATTAAAGGTGGAAAGAAAGATAATTTTGTTGGAGCCTTTTTAGTTTCTGAATGGTATAGAAGGAATTTGTATATGTATGCTTTAATTCAAAAACTTACTGAAAGTCAAGATGATAAAATAATGGTTTTATTAGGAGCCGGACATACAGCAATGATTAGGGAATTTGTGGAACATAATCCTGAATTTGAAATTGTGGAACTGGCAACTGTTTTAAAATAATAACAAGACAACTAAAAACAAAAAATCCTAAGTCAAGCTTAGGATTTTTTTATATAACTAATTTCTTATTTGATTAAGATAAAGCAGCTTTAACCTGGTCAGCAGCTTCCTGAAATTGGACTGCAGATAAGATTGGCATACCAGAGTTGTCAATTAATTCTTTTGCAATTTCAGCGTTAGTTCCTTGCAAACGAACAATGATTGGCACATTGATAGCATCTCCCATGTTTTTGTAAGCGTCAACAACACCCTGAGCAACACGGTCACAACGAACGATTCCTCCAAAGATGTTAATTAAAATCGCTTTTACGTTTGGGTCTTTCAAGATGATACGGAAAGCTGTTTCAACACGCTTAGCATCAGCAGTTCCTCCTACGTCAAGGAAGTTAGCAGGCTCGAAACCAGCATATTTAATTAAGTCCATAGTAGCCATAGCAAGACCAGCTCCGTTTACCATACATCCTACAGTACCGTCAAGGTCAACATAGTTTAGACCAACTTCTTTAGCTTCAACTTCGATTGGATTCTCCTCACGAATATCACGCATTTCAGCATATTTTGGTTGTCTGTATAAAGCATTATCATCGATATTTACTTTAGCATCAACAGCCATAATTTTATTATCAGATGTTTTAAGAACTGGGTTGATTTCGAACATAGAAGCATCAGAACCAATGTAAGCATTGTATAATGCATCGATGAATTTCACCATTTCTTTAAAAGCATTTCCAGAAAGACCTAAATTGAAAGCAATTCTTCTTGCCTGAAAACCTTGTAATCCAACAGAAGGATCTACTTCTTCAGTAAAAATTAAGTGTGGCGTGTGTTCAGCAACTTCTTCGATATCCATTCCACCTTCAGTAGAATACATGATCATATTGCGACCTGTAGCTCTATTTAATAAAACAGAAACATAAAATTCAGAAGTTTCACTTTCACCAGGATAGTAAACATCTTCAGCTACTAAAACTTTGTTTACTTTTTTACCCTCAGCAGAAGTTTGAGGAGTAATTAATTGCATTCCGATAATTTGTCCTGCAATTTCTTCAACTTGTTGTAAATTTTTAGCTAGCTTAACTCCACCACCTTTTCCACGTCCACCCGCGTGAATTTGTGCTTTAATTACATGCCATCCTGTTCCGGTTTCAGCAGTTAATTGTTTTGCAGCAGCAACAGCTTCAACCGCATTGTTAGCTACAATTCCGCGTTGAATGCGTACTCCGTAACTCGCTAGAATTTCTTTTCCTTGATATTCGTGTATGTTCATAATATAGAATTTGTCTGGTTCTGAATTTATTTCAGAATAAAAGTGCGACAAAAGTAGCAAAATTGAACTAAAAACTAAAATCTTTTTTAATTAATAATAAACCAATCCCACTTTGTTAAATTAATTTAATTAAAGTCAAAAAAAGATTAAGCTAAAATATCTTTATTGTTAATTCTAAACCGCTATATCGTTTTAGAATTAACATAAAAGCAACGTATTTTAAGAGCTAATTGTTGATTTTTCTTAATATAATTTAAAACGAATTGTGATTTTGGCAATTCACAATGGGTTCTATAATATTATTATCATTTAAGAACCCTTTTTCTAATATTCCTATAAAAATATAAGGCAAAGTATAATTTTGGTACATTATATTTAATGAAATCTTTATTTTTGTAAAAAAAATATCAAGAATGAAACTAAAAGAACAAGGCCTTTATTTGCCAGAATTCGAGCATGAAAACTGCGGAGCTGGTTTTATCTGCAATCTTAAAGGAGAAAAGACAAACCAAATTATTCATGACGCTCTTGAGATTCTAGTTAAGCTGGAACACAGAGGTGGAGTGAGTGCTGATGGAAAAACAGGGGATGGAGCTGGACTTTTAATTGATATTCCTCATGATTATTTCAAGAGGATATGTGATTTTGAATTGCCTGCTGCACGTGAGTATGCTGTTGGAATGGTATTTTTACCAAAAATTAAAAATCAATACGATTTTTGTAAAGAGGTTTTTGAAAAAGAAATTAAAGCACAGGGACTTTCTGTTTTAGGATGGAGAGAAGTACCGGTTGACTCTTCTCAACTAGGTGAAATCGCTTTAGCATCAGAGCCAACTATTGAACAAATCTTTATTGGAAAAAACGAAGCTATTGAAGATGCTGTTTTT encodes:
- a CDS encoding DUF5694 domain-containing protein; the protein is MKKIALLLVLTIVFNTVSAQSKKKQILLLGTFHFENPGLDVAKVNTFNVMSDKSQKELENITNKIKKFGPDKIFIEWNYEKQDNLDKFYNKNTDSLLHKDADEIVQLALRSAKKLGHKKLYGIDYNNADFPYESLVKGMKEANQLDLIRKNEETMKYYQTDHNKKITKYSLTELLLDTNTKASIEGNIGWYLQTAIKGGKKDNFVGAFLVSEWYRRNLYMYALIQKLTESQDDKIMVLLGAGHTAMIREFVEHNPEFEIVELATVLK
- a CDS encoding sensor histidine kinase, which translates into the protein MKLKIPFYYHIILFLGLFITFYLWDIGVNNREMDFVFSTMYFSFNVTFILSIFIVYILNFYTFCDWFFNNKKIVFYLLSIPVSLLIFAGIRYFLQEVIVFELTGIHNYAEKTREVTYYIRDNFFFGLPAIILSALSYLFWQFQNTYKLNQQLILENKKAELQMLKSQVSPHFLFNTLNSFYSQLILKEDQMASDILVLSDLLRYVITETDKEEVLLSKEIQFIENYIHLQKKRFEDQLYLNFEIEGNYTTEKIIPAALIHFVENVFKHGKLNNCDEKAIISIKIKDDFLAISTFNYNVGGENYSSTGIGFENLTKRLEYAYKDQFILEKTSENNTFKTYLKIPLNN
- a CDS encoding LytR/AlgR family response regulator transcription factor, which translates into the protein MKLKCIIVDDEPPATRILKSYVEKVSFLEEVGIFNDSLKALEFLNSNKVDVIFLDIQMPQLTGLQISRIISKDIKVIFTTAYPDFALEGFELNATDYLLKPIAFERFYQAATKLIEEPKKESETINNSSDFIFVKTDGKNKFQKLLLEEILYVESLQNYVCIHTKKQQIITHSSLKNIIESLPERNFIQIHKSYVIALKQIESTDSFSVFINGKELPIGATFKDAFFYRIDQNKI
- the sucC gene encoding ADP-forming succinate--CoA ligase subunit beta gives rise to the protein MNIHEYQGKEILASYGVRIQRGIVANNAVEAVAAAKQLTAETGTGWHVIKAQIHAGGRGKGGGVKLAKNLQQVEEIAGQIIGMQLITPQTSAEGKKVNKVLVAEDVYYPGESETSEFYVSVLLNRATGRNMIMYSTEGGMDIEEVAEHTPHLIFTEEVDPSVGLQGFQARRIAFNLGLSGNAFKEMVKFIDALYNAYIGSDASMFEINPVLKTSDNKIMAVDAKVNIDDNALYRQPKYAEMRDIREENPIEVEAKEVGLNYVDLDGTVGCMVNGAGLAMATMDLIKYAGFEPANFLDVGGTADAKRVETAFRIILKDPNVKAILINIFGGIVRCDRVAQGVVDAYKNMGDAINVPIIVRLQGTNAEIAKELIDNSGMPILSAVQFQEAADQVKAALS
- a CDS encoding dipeptide epimerase, whose translation is MKLILRTYNLKLKHTFRISRKSIDFQPSLIVELQDDGFSGYGEATSNPYYNITIEILQQDIEKIRAIVEESHDETPEEFWLKINPFLKDNPFALCALDNAYNDLYARKKGKKLYELWNYDISHNPLTNYTIGIDTIENMVLKMKGFPWPIYKIKLGTPEDIEIVTELRKHTNAIFRVDANCAWTVDETLKNAIILKNLGVEFIEQPLKADDWYGHKEVFENAVLPVIADENCIAEEDIAKCHNHFHGVNIKLMKCGGITPGRRMIAESKKRGLKTMVGCMTESTVGISAIAHLLPELDYVDMDGSLLLAEDIADGVTIKNGKTYYPDRAGTGVILF
- a CDS encoding DUF1456 family protein → MTNNDILKKLRVALMLRDDQIVEILELVDFRITKSELGAFFRAEDHPNYMECGDQVLRNFLNGLVIHLRGTKENPKNPNDVLAKHKAEIPKKDNTKERPEFKAAPKDSERGRGDQSPSKSGSAAKKTKKKEFPKGNGKPSVVEKVVYKNGKNKK